The Acinonyx jubatus isolate Ajub_Pintada_27869175 chromosome A2, VMU_Ajub_asm_v1.0, whole genome shotgun sequence genomic sequence tgtctgtgtgtgcattCAGGTTTTAAAAGGTATGCAGAGCACttgcaaatttaaatatatgcatattttatattttgtaggtATATCTTTAGCTCTCACTTCTGTTCAGTCTCTTCTAATCTTGACCCTTCAAACTTTCCCTTTGGGGCTGCAACATCTTTAGAGTTGTGGAGGGGGGAACCTCTCAGTCTAGAATTGTTCACTCGGCAGAGCTTTCTTTCAAACACAGAGGTGAAGTAAAGCTGTCTTCAGCCATGCAAAAACGGGAGGAACTCGCACCAGCAGCCTATCCCCACATGACATGTTAAAGGAAACCCGTCAagcagagggagcatggcccgaAATGGAAGTCGGGATCTGTGCAATTCAGTGAAGGGCGATCGCGTGGGTGCATGTCACTAATTTTGTCTCACTACTTAAAGCtccttagggcgcctgggtggctcagtcggttgagcgtccgactttggctcaggccaagatctcacggctcatgagttcgagccccacatcgggctctgtgctgacagctcagagcctggagcctgtttcggattctgtgtctccctctctctctggccctcccctgctcgcgctctgtctctgtctctctctcaaaaataaacattaaagaaaaaaattgaaaaaaaaaaaagaagatagtgtCTGAAAGCAAAACTGTCAATGACGTCACGTGGGGTTTATGACGTGTGTGGAAGAGAAACTTTACTTTGCACCGTTGGAGGGGGAGCGGGGGGCTGGGCCACCGTAAGCCTCCCACACCCTCCCTCCGGGAGACCAGGCGGCCCTCGAAGGCACACGGTGATGGAGGCCCTAAAGCGACCCTGAAAATAACACAAACAGATGGCGTTAAAAAGCCAACagaggagataaaatgaaatcataaaatgcCATTTAGTGaacccaaaagaaggcagaaaagagataaaggaaaaacAGCACAGATGAGCGAACAGGAGACAAATCGCAAGCTGGCAGATGTAAACCCAATCATGCGCATTAACGTTGAAGATGTAAACCgctgattaaaatgaaaagatgttgagttgaataaaaaatgatattgaaATAGAGGCCGCCTACGGGAAAAtcgctttttgttttattttattattttattttattttgagagagagagagagtgcgagcaagtgggagaggggcagagagcgggggagagagagggggagagagagaatcccaagcaggctccatgttccgTGCAGAGCCTTACTTGGGggtcgatcccacaaccctgggctcatgacctgagccaaaatcaagaactgactgagccacccaggcgcttagGAAAGTCACCTTTGATATGAAGGTGGCAATAGGTTAAAATCAAAAGGAGGGGAAAATATTCTATCTTAACCCTaatcaaagaaagctggagtgtaATATCAGGCAAGGTAGATTTCACAGCCAAGAACATCACCAAAGAGAAAGAGGGTCGTTTGGCAACAAGGGGGTCAATTTATCAAGAGGATGTAACGATCTTAAACATTTGTGTgaaaacagagcttcaaaatacacgAAACGAAATGCGACAGAGCTGTTAGGAGACATAAACAGATCTGCAACGACAGCTGGATTTCAATACCCACATTTCAGAACAAGAGGCAAGACCTCAGTAGGGCTGTGGAACTCTGAACAACACTACCAACCGACCGCTCCCCGCTGGTGAAAGGCGGGGACTCTCCAACAGCCCTCTCCTCCTAGTGTCCGTGGGAAAAGTCATAAGGAGAAAATGAAGGCACGGGGAGATCTGCGGGCTCACCCAGAGACCACAGGGGCTGGGGCCGTTCCTCTGGCATCTGGTCTCTGCTGTATTTAATCCTGGACTAAGTGGCCACgtgcgggggccgggggggggggctgggggttgggCGGGGGAGAAGGAACTGACATTATCCTGTCCAGCCTCGGAACGGCCTAATGAACTGGGCCATCTCCTCCATTTTGTGCCGGGACAAGACGGATTACCCGGTAAGAGCAGAGACCCTCTGGAGGAGACCACCGGGTTCaaatgggaagaggaggagaaggatgaACAAATTCGAGTCTCGCCGTCCCACCAGCCAGAAAGCGTCCCCCTGCGGTCTTCCGTTAAGTTGCATAGACGGACACTGCGCATATACAttgtcatgttttaattttttgacatttattcctcttttgagaaatagtgtgagcagggagaggggccgagagagggggagacacagaatccggagcaggctctaggcgccgagcggtcagcacagagcccgacacggggctcgaacccacggaccgcgagatcatgacctgagcggaagtcggccgcttaacccactgagccacccaggtgcccctgtcatgcTTTAACAGACTGGAGCCGGTTTGCTCATCCCTCGGTGTGCACCTCACTTTCTGCATCTTCCTTAGGCAGTTCCACTGCACCTGATGCCTTCTGCGTGCtccccggggttgggggggggggggagacacacgCGTGCACGGCGTGCTGAGTGGCTTGGCCTGGGGAAGGAAGGTGGTAGGGACCACGGAAATGACTGACCGCCCACCTCAGCTTCTCAGACAATCCCCGGAGGAGACACCCTAACACGGCGCTCCAGCAGCGAGGACAGCCCGCTTCCCCTTGCCCGTGGCCAGGAATGAGGCCCAGCAGCTCTCCATTCGTACAAGACGCTGGGTTCCCCTTGGGACTCAGGAGGGCGCTTGGAAGGCAACAGCGAGTCTAAGTCGCGCAGACTGGTGCATGTCGTTGGCCCAGCAAGCacgcactggcagcgtggagtcACGGGCCCTGACGTCGGGCTGATCCCCCTGGCCATACACAAGCTGTGCCCTCTGCAAACATACGGCAGCTGAGCTGTTCCATGGGGACGGAGGACCCAGATGGGCCTGTCCCCTCACTGGCTCCGAAGTGGAGGTGGCGCGTGCGGGTGGTGAGCCGCCGAGGTCCCCACGGCCATGGCGGCCCTGGGTCTGCTGAAAGGAGTTGCCGCTCTGCCCTGGGTGGACTGGTTTGGCTGCCTGAGGGATGCCCGGCAGAGGGGTGACCGCCCATCAGCCCCCCTCAGAGAACCTCGCAGGGTGTCCCATGTCTTCACCCAGATGAGCCCTGAGAATCGGTCACGGTCTCCTTTGCTTGATTGCTCTTTACGGGCTCATCTGCTGACCTGCTCCCCAAATTTAGGGTGACCCTCATGCACTAGAAATGGTGCCAGAGGGGAGATATTTCCATTTCTAAAGATACGGATCAAAGGGTACATTTGTTAAtgtagaagaattttaaaaactactgcccaagggcgcctggatggctcagtagattgggcgtccgactttggctcaggtcatgatctcatggtttgtgggttcgagccccgcatcaggctctctgctgtcagtgcagaccctgcttcggatcttcgtctccctctctctgcccctccccaactctcgtgctctctctctctctcgaaaataaataaacattaaaaaaaaaaaaagaaaagcaaacataaaaaattgCTGCCCGTAAGTATAGGTGATGGCAGGAACATACGCcgggaaaattaaaataatgatgttcTCTAAGATGCCCATCTGGCATTCTTCTGGGGAAatgaattttgctttaaaaaaaatagacaaacaaggGCAGTAATGCTTCGCCCATGTGTATTCATGGTGGGGATGCTGACAGCGGAGAGGTTGTGCCTGGGAGGCCAGGGGATATGGGAATTCTATCTTCCGCTCAGTTTTGCTGGgaacctaaaactgccctaaagaataaagtctattttgtttttagtggcgtctgggtggctcagacggttaatcgtctgcctttggctcgggtcatgatctcacggtccgtgagttcgagccccgcgtcgggctccgggctgaaggcgcagagcccgcttcagatcctcctctgtctccccctctttctgcccctgccgtgctcatgctcttttctctctcaaaagtaaataaatgaatgcctaTTCTTAAAATCGaatgaatagtaaaaaaaaaaaaaaaaaaaaaaagacaaacgaGCCACGTACTTTCTCAGGGCGCTTTTTCCCAGGCGATATTCCTCCGACTGTCGGTAGTAGGTCTGCTTGCCGATCTCCCGTTCCCAGAAACGCTTGAGCTCGTGGCAGGTGTTTCCGCAGAAGACTTCCCGGCGGACGTACTGATTGTTCATCCCCTTGAAAAGGAAAGTATCAGTCGAACCCCCGTGGAACACGCTCTCTCAGACTCTGGGGGGTACAGACTATTTGAATCCAGCCCCTGCCACTTATCTGAGGGGGTCCTGGCCAGCGGCAGAACctcacgggggtggggggtgaggttGGCCACACGGCTTGTCGTTGGGATACAGTGGTGTGAATGCGGAAGTCCCCCCGCGGAGCGAGGCCGGGCAGAGACCTCTGCCCTTCCGTCCTCCTTCCGGAAGAGTGGGCCTCCTCAACTCTGCATCAGCAGGTGACGCGTGCCAGGCTTGGATGCACAGTCTAGTTCGTTATCGATGCCCGCAGCACCCCCCGTGAGTGGGCGTTACCCTCCTCATTTTATAGGGGGGATGTGTGACCAGTTACAGAACTTGCCTGTGTCCCCATGACTGTATCTAACAGAAGGCAGGCTGCATACTTCTGCGTGTCTTCAAGCCCTTTACTAAAGGGGTTTGTCACATGTGACGGTCCCAGTGTCTGATACACGTGGAGCCGGCAgctttgaggtgtgtgtgtggggggggtgtgggtgtgggtgcatGCACTTGGGTGTGGAACGCTCCAGGTCAGACACTCAAGAACGATCGCTGTTTTACACGAAGAAACTCTGACCCACTCCCAGACCTCACTGGGTCCGGGGGACAGGTCAGAAGCAGGGAccggaggggagaggggtgcagGGTGAGGAGCAGCGGGTTACTGGAAATGCCCGGAGAGACGCAATGACCGTGCGGTGGAGGCCAGGTTAATGGAAAATGGATGGGTTCACAAGGCATCTTGGGGGGTGGCCAACTCCACCTGCCAAATGCGGGTGAGAGGCTGTCGGTGGAGACTCTGACGCCTGTGCAAAGATGGGAAGCAGCAGAGGAGGGGTGCTCGCGGGGAGGGACCTTGAGCCATGCCGGGCAGAATCTGAGATGCCTGGGTGCTACCAACCCGGGGGAAGAGGGAGACGGGCATCTGGACCTAGGGTCCGGATCTCAGCCTGCTGGTCTGGACCACAGCTTTCTCGCGGAGACGGACTGgggtggtggggcggggtggaaggagagagggtCTGAACCCAGACATTGACCGTGGACCTGTGTTCACACCTTCTGCTTGTCAAtaaatttctctgggcctcagtctcttcaCCTTTAAAATTTCTCTGAAGATCAGTGGGCgcctgagcgtccgacttcgggtcaggtcgtgatctcacagtttgtgggttcgagccccacatcgggctttgcgctgacagggtggagcctgcctctaattcattgtctctctctctctctctacccctctcccgctcgtgtgctctctctctctctctctcaaaaataaacattaaaaaataaaatatttctctgaagatCACAATGTAATCGTGGATGTGAAACTATTTAGCACTGTATAAATTTCTGAATAAAGACAACGTTTATAGTTCGTCAACCTTAGATTGCACAGGGCATGATACTATAATTAACAGCAATAATAACTCCTCCAACTCtctatagaaaagaaagaattccacttctctctccttctggatcAGCGGCTATTGACCTTGGCTGCCCGTTGGAATCTCTTGGGGAGCTTTACAAAGACCTGAC encodes the following:
- the FAM240A gene encoding protein FAM240A isoform X1, whose amino-acid sequence is MNNQYVRREVFCGNTCHELKRFWEREIGKQTYYRQSEEYRLGKSALRKVALGPPSPCAFEGRLVSRREGVGGLRWPSPPLPLQRCKAQRRMEAETGSKAETSEQPR
- the FAM240A gene encoding protein FAM240A isoform X2 yields the protein MNNQYVRREVFCGNTCHELKRFWEREIGKQTYYRQSEEYRLGKSALRKLREGWRQRLEAKLRLQNSPDETKKRANAGREHLASLTQEDSKH